One stretch of Leptospira bouyouniensis DNA includes these proteins:
- a CDS encoding TIGR04326 family surface carbohydrate biosynthesis protein: MKTKEKSRTNQILIWTESSNPPKFDGLVFLWNLYQKSTKEIISVPYELEVNAFFFRERYLNLIDKVSNIQIHKKDIDSYFRIDDTFSLWWMNLSFEKNYGKSDLFSNSIKLVVLEYYLEEIECSLVKLSQPATKELVKYLTLRFKKVSFLNLTYIDYNNRFKHILGLRKIKSILPYFVLGLISIFRYVKFCGGINFRSNHSQDLAEKLYIYDYFFHLLTEENESEFKSAYWGTLPNLINRNQIEVTYSHIYVPSKTYPTIKVAKKKIDEFNQSIDSKVKHKLVEQITISVLWQVIYHYIKFSLIYLFCVSFRFKPLLDKKELRPSLYLWNELKDSMLGSIAVQNLFTYFTIKSRVETATKNAILVYLLENQNWEKVLVYHWKKVISKKIYAVTHATVRFWDLRYSFRMNLSGFRQNECKPEKIVYNGPLSKKGLLDFGYKEEDLVPGEALRFLGLETLRKNKIQSKQNPIFLVFTDYLFSVSKFQLELLESLHLPYRVIVKPHPACPIDKYNFPNLNFEITMEHSETLLKTASIVFTSNVTSAALEAYYLGLPVISARDPKEVNLSPLFGVKDVHFVSSKEELKKSIETIEKDGIRSKRNPVFFTNSNLEKWKKILNVSIVLFYFGNMI, encoded by the coding sequence TTGAAAACCAAAGAAAAATCTAGAACAAATCAAATTCTGATTTGGACTGAGAGTTCTAATCCACCGAAATTTGATGGTCTCGTATTTTTATGGAATTTATACCAAAAAAGTACAAAAGAGATTATCTCTGTACCCTATGAATTAGAAGTAAATGCATTTTTTTTTAGAGAGAGGTATTTAAACTTAATCGATAAAGTTAGTAACATTCAGATCCACAAGAAAGATATAGATTCCTACTTTCGTATTGATGATACTTTTAGTTTATGGTGGATGAATTTAAGTTTTGAAAAAAATTACGGGAAATCAGATTTATTTAGCAACTCGATTAAACTAGTTGTATTAGAATATTATCTAGAGGAAATTGAATGTTCCTTAGTAAAGCTTTCCCAACCAGCAACAAAGGAATTGGTTAAGTATCTAACTCTAAGATTTAAAAAAGTTTCATTTTTAAATCTAACTTACATCGATTACAACAACAGGTTTAAACATATCCTTGGTCTAAGAAAGATCAAATCTATTCTACCTTATTTTGTATTGGGACTTATTTCTATTTTCCGTTATGTGAAATTTTGTGGAGGAATCAACTTCCGTTCCAATCATAGCCAGGATCTTGCAGAAAAACTTTATATCTATGATTATTTTTTCCATCTCTTGACAGAAGAAAATGAGAGTGAATTTAAATCAGCATATTGGGGCACACTTCCCAATTTAATCAATCGAAATCAAATAGAAGTGACTTATTCGCATATCTATGTTCCGAGTAAAACTTACCCAACAATCAAGGTTGCAAAAAAGAAGATAGATGAGTTCAATCAAAGCATCGATTCCAAAGTTAAACATAAGCTTGTGGAGCAAATAACAATCTCCGTCTTATGGCAAGTTATATACCATTACATCAAATTTAGTTTAATTTATCTTTTTTGTGTTTCCTTTCGATTCAAACCTTTGTTAGATAAGAAGGAATTGCGACCTAGTTTGTATTTATGGAATGAATTAAAAGATTCCATGTTGGGTTCGATCGCAGTTCAGAATTTATTCACGTATTTTACGATTAAAAGCCGAGTAGAAACTGCCACAAAAAATGCTATTTTAGTATACTTATTGGAAAACCAAAATTGGGAAAAGGTATTGGTTTATCATTGGAAAAAAGTCATTAGCAAAAAAATATATGCAGTCACACATGCTACCGTTCGATTTTGGGACCTTCGTTATTCCTTTCGAATGAATTTATCTGGATTCAGACAGAACGAGTGTAAACCAGAGAAGATTGTTTACAATGGTCCACTTTCAAAAAAAGGGCTATTGGATTTTGGTTATAAAGAAGAAGATTTGGTTCCTGGTGAAGCACTACGGTTTTTGGGATTAGAAACACTTCGCAAAAACAAGATTCAATCCAAACAAAATCCAATCTTTTTGGTTTTTACTGATTATTTATTTTCAGTGAGCAAATTTCAGTTGGAACTTTTGGAATCATTGCATTTACCATACAGAGTAATCGTAAAACCTCATCCTGCTTGCCCCATAGATAAATACAATTTTCCAAATTTAAATTTTGAAATCACGATGGAACATTCTGAAACTTTATTAAAAACTGCATCCATTGTGTTTACTAGTAATGTTACTTCAGCAGCTCTTGAGGCATATTACCTTGGACTTCCTGTAATTTCGGCACGAGATCCAAAAGAAGTTAATTTGAGTCCTCTGTTTGGTGTAAAGGATGTACATTTTGTTTCCTCAAAAGAGGAACTTAAAAAATCAATCGAAACGATAGAAAAAGATGGGATTCGATCCAAACGAAATCCTGTTTTTTTTACAAATTCCAATTTGGAAAAATGGAAAAAAATCTTAAATGTATCAATTGTATTATTTTATTTTGGAAATATGATTTAG